Proteins encoded in a region of the Anguilla anguilla isolate fAngAng1 chromosome 10, fAngAng1.pri, whole genome shotgun sequence genome:
- the fbxw2 gene encoding F-box/WD repeat-containing protein 2 isoform X2, which produces MEKKAFEGWLESVSASFLTLTDQQKNQSLDHLIGLSGAAQLRHLSNSLETLLKRDFLKLLPLELTFYLLRWLDPKTLLTCCLVCKQWNKAINTCTEVWQGACRDLGWQIDESIQDASHWKKVYLKAKLRMKQLKNQEAFETSSLIGHSARVYALYYRDGLLCTGSDDLSAKLWDVCTGQCIYGIQTHTCAAVKFDEQKLVTGSFDNTIACWEWSSGAKIQHFRGHTGAVFSIDYNDELDTLVSGSADFSVKVWSLSAGACLNTLTGHTEWVTKVVLQKSQVESLMHSPGDYILLSADKYEIKVWPIGREINCKCLKTLTVSEDRSVCLQPRLQFDGRYIVCSSDLGLYQWDFASYQILRVIKTQDSANLSLLSFGEVFALLFDNHYLYIMDLRTETITGRWPLPAYRKSKRGSSFLPGVTSWLNGLDGQNDSGLVFATSMPDHSIHLVLWKENG; this is translated from the exons ATGGAGAAGAAGGCCTTTGAGGGATGGCTGGAGTCGGTCTCCGCCTCCTTCCTCACGCTAACCGACCAGCAGAAGAACCAGTCGCTGGACCACCTGATTGGCCTGAGCGGGGCGGCGCAGCTGCGGCACCTCTCCAACAGCCTGGAGACGCTGCTGAAGCGCGACTTCCTCAAGCTCCTCCCCCTGGAGCTCACCTTCTACCTGCTGCGCTGGCTGGACCCCAAGACCCTGCTCACCTGCTGCCTGGTGTGCAAGCAGTGGAACAAGGCCATCAACACCTGCACCGAGGTGTGGCAGGGGGCGTGCCGCGACCTGGGCTGGCAGATCGACGAGTCCATCCAGGACGCCTCCCACTGGAAGAAGGTCTACCTGAAGGCCAAGCTGAGGATGAAGCAGCTGAAGAACCAGGAGGCCTTCGAGACATCCTCGCTGATCGGGCACAGCGCACGCGTGTATGCCCTCTACTACAGGGACGGTCTGCTGTGCACAG GCTCTGATGACTTGTCTGCTAAGCTGTGGGACGTGTGCACTGGGCAGTGTATCTACGGCATCCAGACGCACACCTGTGCAGCGGTGAAGTTTGACGAGCAGAAGCTGGTGACGGGTTCCTTTGACAACACGATCGCCTGCTGGGAGTGGAGCTCGGGAGCGAAAATACAGCACTTCCGCGGACACACTGGCGCTG TGTTCAGCATAGATTACAACGATGAGCTGGATACTCTGGTTAGCGGTTCAGCCGACTTCTCCGTGAAGGTCTGGTCTTTGTCAGCAGGGGCCTGTCTAAACACCCTTACCGGGCACACAGAGTGGGTCACGAAG GTGGTCTTGCAAAAAAGCCAAGTGGAGTCTCTGATGCATAGTCCTGGTGACTATATTTTATTAAGTGCAGATAAATATGAAATCAAG GTGTGGCCGATAGGCAGAGAGATCAACTGCAAGTGCTTGAAGACCCTGACGGTGTCGGAGGACCGCAGCGTGTGCCTGCAGCCCCGGCTGCAGTTCGACGGGCGCTACATCGTGTGCAGCTCCGACCTGGGCCTCTACCAGTGGGACTTCGCCAGCTACCAGATTCTCAG ggttatCAAAACGCAGGATTCCGCCAACCTGTCCTTGCTGAGTTTTGGAGAAGTTTTTGCCCTCTTGTTTGACAACCATTACTTGTATATTATGGATCTGAGGACAGAGACAATAACGGGCCGCTGGCCTCTGCCCGCCTACAGGAAGTCCAAAAGAGGATCCAGTTTCCTGCCCGGTGTGACTTCCTGGCTGAACGGGCTGGATGGACAGAATGACTCTGGGCTGGTATTTGCCACGAGCATGCCTGATCATAGCATTCATTTGGTACTGTGGAAGGAGAATGGGTAG
- the fbxw2 gene encoding F-box/WD repeat-containing protein 2 isoform X3 gives MEKKAFEGWLESVSASFLTLTDQQKNQSLDHLIGLSGAAQLRHLSNSLETLLKRDFLKLLPLELTFYLLRWLDPKTLLTCCLVCKQWNKAINTCTEVWQGACRDLGWQIDESIQDASHWKKVYLKAKLRMKQLKNQEAFETSSLIGHSARVYALYYRDGLLCTGSDDLSAKLWDVCTGQCIYGIQTHTCAAVKFDEQKLVTGSFDNTIACWEWSSGAKIQHFRGHTGAVFSIDYNDELDTLVSGSADFSVKVWSLSAGACLNTLTGHTEWVTKVVLQKSQVESLMHSPGDYILLSADKYEIKVWPIGREINCKCLKTLTVSEDRSVCLQPRLQFDGRYIVCSSDLGLYQWDFASYQILSKPAAGELLKWSHVSERYERHCVAGIQRSAKTAHVTLKISQCTDDNEQGQNFLFQRTTHNPPLPPQNKF, from the exons ATGGAGAAGAAGGCCTTTGAGGGATGGCTGGAGTCGGTCTCCGCCTCCTTCCTCACGCTAACCGACCAGCAGAAGAACCAGTCGCTGGACCACCTGATTGGCCTGAGCGGGGCGGCGCAGCTGCGGCACCTCTCCAACAGCCTGGAGACGCTGCTGAAGCGCGACTTCCTCAAGCTCCTCCCCCTGGAGCTCACCTTCTACCTGCTGCGCTGGCTGGACCCCAAGACCCTGCTCACCTGCTGCCTGGTGTGCAAGCAGTGGAACAAGGCCATCAACACCTGCACCGAGGTGTGGCAGGGGGCGTGCCGCGACCTGGGCTGGCAGATCGACGAGTCCATCCAGGACGCCTCCCACTGGAAGAAGGTCTACCTGAAGGCCAAGCTGAGGATGAAGCAGCTGAAGAACCAGGAGGCCTTCGAGACATCCTCGCTGATCGGGCACAGCGCACGCGTGTATGCCCTCTACTACAGGGACGGTCTGCTGTGCACAG GCTCTGATGACTTGTCTGCTAAGCTGTGGGACGTGTGCACTGGGCAGTGTATCTACGGCATCCAGACGCACACCTGTGCAGCGGTGAAGTTTGACGAGCAGAAGCTGGTGACGGGTTCCTTTGACAACACGATCGCCTGCTGGGAGTGGAGCTCGGGAGCGAAAATACAGCACTTCCGCGGACACACTGGCGCTG TGTTCAGCATAGATTACAACGATGAGCTGGATACTCTGGTTAGCGGTTCAGCCGACTTCTCCGTGAAGGTCTGGTCTTTGTCAGCAGGGGCCTGTCTAAACACCCTTACCGGGCACACAGAGTGGGTCACGAAG GTGGTCTTGCAAAAAAGCCAAGTGGAGTCTCTGATGCATAGTCCTGGTGACTATATTTTATTAAGTGCAGATAAATATGAAATCAAG GTGTGGCCGATAGGCAGAGAGATCAACTGCAAGTGCTTGAAGACCCTGACGGTGTCGGAGGACCGCAGCGTGTGCCTGCAGCCCCGGCTGCAGTTCGACGGGCGCTACATCGTGTGCAGCTCCGACCTGGGCCTCTACCAGTGGGACTTCGCCAGCTACCAGATTCTCAG TAAGCCAGCAGCAGGGGAGTTGTTGAAGTGGTCGCATGTGTCAGAACG ATATGAAAGACATTGTGTTGCAGGAATCCAGCGATCTGCAAAAACAGCCCATGTCACTTTAAAG ATTTCCCAGTGCACCGATGATAATGAACAGGGCCAAAACTTTCTTTTTCAGAGAACAAcacataacccccccctccccccccaaaataagTTTTAG
- the fbxw2 gene encoding F-box/WD repeat-containing protein 2 isoform X4, producing MEKKAFEGWLESVSASFLTLTDQQKNQSLDHLIGLSGAAQLRHLSNSLETLLKRDFLKLLPLELTFYLLRWLDPKTLLTCCLVCKQWNKAINTCTEVWQGACRDLGWQIDESIQDASHWKKVYLKAKLRMKQLKNQEAFETSSLIGHSARVYALYYRDGLLCTGSDDLSAKLWDVCTGQCIYGIQTHTCAAVKFDEQKLVTGSFDNTIACWEWSSGAKIQHFRGHTGAVFSIDYNDELDTLVSGSADFSVKVWSLSAGACLNTLTGHTEWVTKVVLQKSQVESLMHSPGDYILLSADKYEIKVWPIGREINCKCLKTLTVSEDRSVCLQPRLQFDGRYIVCSSDLGLYQWDFASYQILSKPAAGELLKWSHVSERFPSAPMIMNRAKTFFFREQHITPPSPPKISFRIQLTVNVVSHV from the exons ATGGAGAAGAAGGCCTTTGAGGGATGGCTGGAGTCGGTCTCCGCCTCCTTCCTCACGCTAACCGACCAGCAGAAGAACCAGTCGCTGGACCACCTGATTGGCCTGAGCGGGGCGGCGCAGCTGCGGCACCTCTCCAACAGCCTGGAGACGCTGCTGAAGCGCGACTTCCTCAAGCTCCTCCCCCTGGAGCTCACCTTCTACCTGCTGCGCTGGCTGGACCCCAAGACCCTGCTCACCTGCTGCCTGGTGTGCAAGCAGTGGAACAAGGCCATCAACACCTGCACCGAGGTGTGGCAGGGGGCGTGCCGCGACCTGGGCTGGCAGATCGACGAGTCCATCCAGGACGCCTCCCACTGGAAGAAGGTCTACCTGAAGGCCAAGCTGAGGATGAAGCAGCTGAAGAACCAGGAGGCCTTCGAGACATCCTCGCTGATCGGGCACAGCGCACGCGTGTATGCCCTCTACTACAGGGACGGTCTGCTGTGCACAG GCTCTGATGACTTGTCTGCTAAGCTGTGGGACGTGTGCACTGGGCAGTGTATCTACGGCATCCAGACGCACACCTGTGCAGCGGTGAAGTTTGACGAGCAGAAGCTGGTGACGGGTTCCTTTGACAACACGATCGCCTGCTGGGAGTGGAGCTCGGGAGCGAAAATACAGCACTTCCGCGGACACACTGGCGCTG TGTTCAGCATAGATTACAACGATGAGCTGGATACTCTGGTTAGCGGTTCAGCCGACTTCTCCGTGAAGGTCTGGTCTTTGTCAGCAGGGGCCTGTCTAAACACCCTTACCGGGCACACAGAGTGGGTCACGAAG GTGGTCTTGCAAAAAAGCCAAGTGGAGTCTCTGATGCATAGTCCTGGTGACTATATTTTATTAAGTGCAGATAAATATGAAATCAAG GTGTGGCCGATAGGCAGAGAGATCAACTGCAAGTGCTTGAAGACCCTGACGGTGTCGGAGGACCGCAGCGTGTGCCTGCAGCCCCGGCTGCAGTTCGACGGGCGCTACATCGTGTGCAGCTCCGACCTGGGCCTCTACCAGTGGGACTTCGCCAGCTACCAGATTCTCAG TAAGCCAGCAGCAGGGGAGTTGTTGAAGTGGTCGCATGTGTCAGAACG ATTTCCCAGTGCACCGATGATAATGAACAGGGCCAAAACTTTCTTTTTCAGAGAACAAcacataacccccccctccccccccaaaataagTTTTAGAATACAGTTGACTGTTAATGTGGTTAGTCATGTTTAG
- the fbxw2 gene encoding F-box/WD repeat-containing protein 2 isoform X1: MEKKAFEGWLESVSASFLTLTDQQKNQSLDHLIGLSGAAQLRHLSNSLETLLKRDFLKLLPLELTFYLLRWLDPKTLLTCCLVCKQWNKAINTCTEVWQGACRDLGWQIDESIQDASHWKKVYLKAKLRMKQLKNQEAFETSSLIGHSARVYALYYRDGLLCTGSDDLSAKLWDVCTGQCIYGIQTHTCAAVKFDEQKLVTGSFDNTIACWEWSSGAKIQHFRGHTGAVFSIDYNDELDTLVSGSADFSVKVWSLSAGACLNTLTGHTEWVTKVVLQKSQVESLMHSPGDYILLSADKYEIKVWPIGREINCKCLKTLTVSEDRSVCLQPRLQFDGRYIVCSSDLGLYQWDFASYQILSKPAAGELLKWSHVSERVIKTQDSANLSLLSFGEVFALLFDNHYLYIMDLRTETITGRWPLPAYRKSKRGSSFLPGVTSWLNGLDGQNDSGLVFATSMPDHSIHLVLWKENG; this comes from the exons ATGGAGAAGAAGGCCTTTGAGGGATGGCTGGAGTCGGTCTCCGCCTCCTTCCTCACGCTAACCGACCAGCAGAAGAACCAGTCGCTGGACCACCTGATTGGCCTGAGCGGGGCGGCGCAGCTGCGGCACCTCTCCAACAGCCTGGAGACGCTGCTGAAGCGCGACTTCCTCAAGCTCCTCCCCCTGGAGCTCACCTTCTACCTGCTGCGCTGGCTGGACCCCAAGACCCTGCTCACCTGCTGCCTGGTGTGCAAGCAGTGGAACAAGGCCATCAACACCTGCACCGAGGTGTGGCAGGGGGCGTGCCGCGACCTGGGCTGGCAGATCGACGAGTCCATCCAGGACGCCTCCCACTGGAAGAAGGTCTACCTGAAGGCCAAGCTGAGGATGAAGCAGCTGAAGAACCAGGAGGCCTTCGAGACATCCTCGCTGATCGGGCACAGCGCACGCGTGTATGCCCTCTACTACAGGGACGGTCTGCTGTGCACAG GCTCTGATGACTTGTCTGCTAAGCTGTGGGACGTGTGCACTGGGCAGTGTATCTACGGCATCCAGACGCACACCTGTGCAGCGGTGAAGTTTGACGAGCAGAAGCTGGTGACGGGTTCCTTTGACAACACGATCGCCTGCTGGGAGTGGAGCTCGGGAGCGAAAATACAGCACTTCCGCGGACACACTGGCGCTG TGTTCAGCATAGATTACAACGATGAGCTGGATACTCTGGTTAGCGGTTCAGCCGACTTCTCCGTGAAGGTCTGGTCTTTGTCAGCAGGGGCCTGTCTAAACACCCTTACCGGGCACACAGAGTGGGTCACGAAG GTGGTCTTGCAAAAAAGCCAAGTGGAGTCTCTGATGCATAGTCCTGGTGACTATATTTTATTAAGTGCAGATAAATATGAAATCAAG GTGTGGCCGATAGGCAGAGAGATCAACTGCAAGTGCTTGAAGACCCTGACGGTGTCGGAGGACCGCAGCGTGTGCCTGCAGCCCCGGCTGCAGTTCGACGGGCGCTACATCGTGTGCAGCTCCGACCTGGGCCTCTACCAGTGGGACTTCGCCAGCTACCAGATTCTCAG TAAGCCAGCAGCAGGGGAGTTGTTGAAGTGGTCGCATGTGTCAGAACG ggttatCAAAACGCAGGATTCCGCCAACCTGTCCTTGCTGAGTTTTGGAGAAGTTTTTGCCCTCTTGTTTGACAACCATTACTTGTATATTATGGATCTGAGGACAGAGACAATAACGGGCCGCTGGCCTCTGCCCGCCTACAGGAAGTCCAAAAGAGGATCCAGTTTCCTGCCCGGTGTGACTTCCTGGCTGAACGGGCTGGATGGACAGAATGACTCTGGGCTGGTATTTGCCACGAGCATGCCTGATCATAGCATTCATTTGGTACTGTGGAAGGAGAATGGGTAG